taGCTTTATTGCTCCATTTTCCTCTTCCTTTCCTGAACACCATttccagttcaccaaaaatagtTATCGCCACAACATTTCTTCACAGTCACAGCAATACATAGAAGTCAGTCGTCCATTGTCATTCGCAAATCTCCCTCCTTCTTGCACTTTGAATATCTTCACTCATGACTTCGGCAATACGATGGGTCTTCCTCCGGTCTCCACCTCTTACTCTCCTCCGCCCAACTGCTCCTGGACCCATGTCGCTCTTCAGTTCAATGCTTCTTCCAAAGGTGAGCAATACTACCGAATCGCCGCCGTCTGGCTTGATGGTGCCGAGCTCCTCCGTACCAGCACCGCCGAGCCTACCGACGACGGCATTTTCTGGACTGTTACCAAGGATGTTACCAGGTACTCCTCCATCCTGGTCAACGAGAATATATCTCTTTCTGTCATGCTGCAAAATCTGGTCAACGATATTTATACAGGTGTTTATCAGGTAAATATTAGTTTCTTGTACTACAATGTTAAGAAAATGGATGTTTCGTTATCGAAGAGTAATAATCGGAAACTGAAGCTGGAAAATGATTTGAGAAGTGAGTATAAAAAACCCGCAGATTTGATATTACCAATATCGGGAAATGGGAGAGAAGGATTTTGGTTCCGAATTCTAAACGAATCGGAGATGCATGGGCAGAGTGTTATTATTCCGAAGAATACATACAAAGCTGTGATTGAGATTTACGTATCATCACACGGGTATGATGAGTTTTGGTACACGAATCCTCCTGATTCCTACATACAAATGAATAATTTGACTACCAACAGAGGCCATGGAGCATACAGGGAAGTATTGGTGAATATAGATGGGAATTTGGTTGGATCCGTGGTTCCCTTTCCCGTTATTTTCACTGGTGGAATTAATCCTATGTACTGGGAACCACTGGTTTCAATTGGGGCCTTTGATCTTCCTTCTTATGACATTGATTTAACACCATATTTGGGGCTTCTACTCGACGGTCGAGCCCATTTTCTAGGGTTTGGGGTGAATGATAGTATCCCATTCTGGCTTGTGGGTGCCAATTTGCACCTTTGGGTGGATAACAATTGCGCATGGCCTTGTGAAGTGCAGGCTAAAGCTTTTGATTTTGGTACCCTTAAGTTCAAGATTGAGCGGTCTTCGAGTTTTCTAGGCCTGGATGGATCATTTGAGGTTGAGATTAAGAGGAAGAGCGAGATTTCTTTTTGGGTGAACTCAACAGCAGGAAATTTGACTACTATAATCAAGCGAGAATTGAAGTTCGAGAACGAAATAAACTTTTATCTAAACGGAACTGAGAAAAAGATTGAGCAAAAAGTGAAGGAAGAGATTGAAGTTAGAGTGCTGTCTGAAAGTGGAGGCACGATCTCTAAAACCAAAGTGAAGAGGAAATTTCCGCTTACTATAACCTCCAAGACTTTACCATCAATGGAGAATGATACGACCTTGATGCTTTCTGATCTGGACCATGAatggaaggagaagaagaagttgGACGGAGGTCCTTCAATCTCATTGACAAATCGGCAGCAATGCAATGGATGGATGGTTGTTCAAGATCGCAATGTTTTACATGGTGGGGCAACCACTCAACAAGCTTATTCTTACTCCGATGAAGCTGATTGCTATTCTCGAACCATTTCAGCTGCCAATGGCAAGCTTATGAATGACACTGCAAACAGTCTTTGTGCAGCAGCTCCTTTGAAGTTTGGTTCATTTTCTGCTTTGTGACACCCCGTTTGAAGAAACCGTTTTTGTCCTATGAGAGCATCCCGTGTGTAACACTACAGGAAATTTTGATTCCGAATTTCTCGCCTATGTGGTTTACCCGtacaatttatgtttttttgtcACAGGTGCAGGCTTCCATAAGGATGTCAAGTGTCAGTAAATGAACtttgtttttgatgatttgCTTGATGTAATGTTTTTTCTTGTCTCTGT
This Solanum dulcamara chromosome 8, daSolDulc1.2, whole genome shotgun sequence DNA region includes the following protein-coding sequences:
- the LOC129900957 gene encoding peptide-N4-(N-acetyl-beta-glucosaminyl)asparagine amidase A-like, whose product is MSASPPPLMAILIFFFIISFIAPFSSSFPEHHFQFTKNSYRHNISSQSQQYIEVSRPLSFANLPPSCTLNIFTHDFGNTMGLPPVSTSYSPPPNCSWTHVALQFNASSKGEQYYRIAAVWLDGAELLRTSTAEPTDDGIFWTVTKDVTRYSSILVNENISLSVMLQNLVNDIYTGVYQVNISFLYYNVKKMDVSLSKSNNRKLKLENDLRSEYKKPADLILPISGNGREGFWFRILNESEMHGQSVIIPKNTYKAVIEIYVSSHGYDEFWYTNPPDSYIQMNNLTTNRGHGAYREVLVNIDGNLVGSVVPFPVIFTGGINPMYWEPLVSIGAFDLPSYDIDLTPYLGLLLDGRAHFLGFGVNDSIPFWLVGANLHLWVDNNCAWPCEVQAKAFDFGTLKFKIERSSSFLGLDGSFEVEIKRKSEISFWVNSTAGNLTTIIKRELKFENEINFYLNGTEKKIEQKVKEEIEVRVLSESGGTISKTKVKRKFPLTITSKTLPSMENDTTLMLSDLDHEWKEKKKLDGGPSISLTNRQQCNGWMVVQDRNVLHGGATTQQAYSYSDEADCYSRTISAANGKLMNDTANSLCAAAPLKFGSFSAL